A window of Raineyella sp. W15-4 contains these coding sequences:
- a CDS encoding branched-chain amino acid aminotransferase: protein MSLSFDVHPHPSPATAEERAAVLAAPGFGRHFTDHMAVATWTAEDGWGDAKLVPYGGESFNPASAVFHYAQEVFEGLKAYRHADDSIWLFRPEANAQRMVDSAARLALPTLPVEDFVASIEALVRQDAAWVPAGGGEDSLYIRPFTVAHEDFLGVRPARTVRYYCIASPSGPYFAGGAEPVDFWVSRHFTRAAPGGTGSAKCGGNYAASLAGQEEAYAHGCPQVLFLDAAQLRYVEEFGGMNCFLVTRDGRLHTPQLTGTILPGVTRRSILELARERGLEPVEEQIEVDDMLARVRSGEVAEAFACGTAAVVAPVRAFKDGDEEYVVGDGTSGPVTMDVRRTLLDIQYGRVVDTHGWMRKVC, encoded by the coding sequence ATGAGTCTGAGCTTCGACGTGCACCCTCATCCGTCCCCGGCAACCGCCGAGGAGCGCGCGGCCGTACTGGCTGCGCCCGGGTTCGGCCGTCACTTCACCGACCACATGGCCGTCGCCACGTGGACCGCTGAGGACGGCTGGGGCGACGCGAAGCTCGTACCGTACGGAGGCGAGTCCTTCAACCCGGCGTCCGCGGTCTTCCACTACGCCCAGGAGGTCTTCGAGGGGCTCAAGGCCTACCGCCACGCCGACGACTCGATCTGGCTGTTCCGGCCCGAGGCCAACGCCCAGCGGATGGTCGACTCGGCCGCACGTCTCGCCCTGCCGACCCTGCCGGTGGAGGACTTCGTCGCCTCGATCGAGGCGCTGGTCCGTCAGGACGCTGCCTGGGTGCCGGCCGGCGGTGGGGAGGACAGCCTCTACATCCGGCCGTTCACCGTTGCCCACGAGGACTTCCTCGGGGTGCGCCCGGCCCGGACCGTCCGCTACTACTGCATCGCCTCACCGTCCGGCCCCTATTTCGCCGGGGGTGCCGAGCCGGTCGACTTCTGGGTCTCCCGCCACTTCACCCGGGCTGCTCCGGGGGGCACCGGGTCCGCCAAGTGCGGTGGCAACTACGCTGCCAGCCTGGCCGGCCAGGAGGAGGCGTACGCCCATGGCTGTCCGCAGGTGCTGTTCCTCGATGCGGCGCAGCTGCGCTACGTCGAGGAGTTCGGTGGGATGAACTGCTTCCTGGTGACCCGGGACGGCCGGCTGCACACCCCGCAGCTCACCGGCACCATCCTGCCGGGCGTCACCCGCCGCTCCATCCTCGAACTGGCCCGCGAGCGCGGCCTGGAACCGGTCGAGGAGCAGATCGAGGTCGACGACATGCTCGCCCGGGTCCGCAGCGGCGAGGTGGCCGAGGCGTTCGCCTGCGGCACCGCGGCCGTGGTCGCCCCGGTCCGGGCGTTCAAGGACGGCGACGAGGAGTACGTGGTGGGCGACGGCACCTCCGGCCCCGTCACGATGGACGTCCGCCGAACCCTGCTGGACATCCAGTACGGCCGGGTCGTCGACACCCACGGCTGGATGCGCAAGGTCTGCTGA
- a CDS encoding acetolactate synthase large subunit, translated as MEDKTATSTTPMLTGAQALVRSLEHVGVDVMFGLPGGAILPAYDPLLDSGQIRHILCRHEQGAGHAAEGYAMTTGRVGVCMVTSGPGATNLVTPIADAMMDSVPMVAITGQVGSSMIGTDAFQEADIRGITMPVTKHSFLVTKAEDIPLAIKEAFYIAASGRPGPVLVDITKDALQGSSPFAWPEEMDLPGYHPTTRPHHRQVKEAARLIAEARRPVLYVGGGVVKAHAAAELAELAELTRVPVVTTLMARGAFPDSDPLNFGMPGMHGTVAAVGALQQADLLIALGTRFDDRVTGRLDSFAPGAKVIHADIDPAEISKNRVADVPIVGDVREVLIDLNQTLRAEAQLPDYSAWTRYLTEMAAKYPLGWEEGLDRLSPQRVIQRIGEIAGPDAYYAAGVGQHQMWSAHFLPFEKSGHWLNSGGLGTMGYCVPAAMGAKVGRPDAVVWGIDGDGCFQMTNQELVTCALEGIPIKIAVINNESLGMVRQWQTLFYNARYSNTDLHSYRIPDFPKLAEAMGCVGLRAETAEEVDAVIEQAMAINDRPVVVEFVVHKDAMVWPMVAAGTSNDDIQIARDMAPTWEEEEL; from the coding sequence ATGGAGGACAAGACCGCCACGTCCACCACACCGATGCTGACCGGCGCCCAGGCCCTGGTCCGGTCGTTGGAGCATGTCGGGGTAGACGTCATGTTCGGCCTTCCCGGCGGGGCCATCCTGCCGGCGTACGACCCGCTGCTGGACTCCGGGCAGATCCGTCACATCCTCTGCCGCCACGAGCAGGGGGCTGGTCACGCGGCCGAGGGCTACGCGATGACGACCGGCCGGGTCGGCGTCTGTATGGTGACCTCCGGACCGGGCGCCACCAACCTGGTCACCCCGATCGCCGACGCCATGATGGACTCGGTCCCGATGGTCGCGATCACCGGCCAGGTCGGCTCCTCGATGATCGGCACCGACGCCTTCCAGGAGGCCGACATCCGGGGCATCACGATGCCGGTGACCAAGCACAGCTTCCTGGTGACGAAGGCCGAGGACATCCCGTTGGCGATCAAGGAGGCCTTCTACATCGCCGCCTCCGGTCGGCCGGGTCCGGTGCTGGTCGACATCACCAAGGACGCCCTGCAGGGCAGCAGCCCGTTCGCCTGGCCCGAGGAGATGGACCTGCCCGGCTACCACCCGACCACCCGGCCGCACCACCGGCAGGTCAAGGAGGCCGCGCGGCTGATCGCCGAGGCCCGGCGCCCGGTGCTCTATGTCGGGGGCGGCGTGGTCAAGGCGCACGCCGCCGCCGAGCTGGCCGAACTGGCGGAGCTCACCAGGGTCCCGGTGGTGACCACACTGATGGCCCGCGGTGCCTTCCCCGACTCGGATCCGCTGAACTTCGGCATGCCTGGCATGCACGGCACCGTCGCCGCGGTGGGGGCGCTGCAGCAGGCCGACCTGCTGATCGCCCTGGGCACCCGCTTCGACGACCGGGTCACCGGCCGGCTGGACTCCTTCGCCCCGGGGGCGAAGGTCATCCACGCCGACATCGACCCGGCCGAGATCTCCAAGAACCGGGTCGCCGACGTCCCGATCGTCGGTGACGTCCGGGAGGTGCTGATCGACCTCAACCAGACGCTGCGGGCCGAGGCGCAACTCCCCGACTACAGCGCCTGGACCCGCTACCTCACCGAGATGGCCGCGAAGTATCCGCTCGGCTGGGAGGAGGGCCTGGACCGGCTCTCCCCGCAGCGGGTGATCCAGCGGATCGGTGAGATTGCCGGGCCGGACGCCTACTACGCCGCCGGCGTCGGCCAGCACCAGATGTGGTCGGCGCACTTCCTGCCGTTCGAGAAGTCGGGACACTGGCTCAACTCCGGCGGCCTCGGCACCATGGGCTACTGCGTGCCGGCCGCGATGGGCGCCAAGGTCGGCCGGCCCGACGCGGTGGTCTGGGGCATCGACGGCGACGGCTGCTTCCAGATGACCAACCAGGAGCTGGTCACCTGCGCCCTGGAGGGCATCCCGATCAAGATCGCCGTGATCAACAACGAGTCGCTCGGGATGGTGCGCCAGTGGCAGACGCTGTTCTACAACGCGCGCTACTCCAACACCGACCTGCACTCCTACCGGATCCCGGACTTCCCGAAGCTTGCCGAGGCGATGGGCTGCGTCGGCCTGCGGGCCGAGACCGCCGAGGAGGTCGATGCGGTGATCGAGCAGGCGATGGCGATCAACGACCGCCCCGTCGTGGTCGAGTTCGTGGTGCACAAGGACGCCATGGTGTGGCCGATGGTGGCCGCCGGGACCAGCAACGACGACATCCAGATCGCGCGCGACATGGCGCCCACGTGGGAAGAGGAAGAACTGTGA
- the hisF gene encoding imidazole glycerol phosphate synthase subunit HisF — MSVAIRVIPCLDVHDGRVVKGVNFRNLRDAGDPVELAALYGREGADEVTFLDISASREGRETTRDVVRRTAETVFIPLTVGGGVSSADDVDTLLRTGADKVSINTAAIRRPEVIREITERFGNQVLVLSVDARREPGMPSGYGVTTHGGTTSAGLDALDWARRGVELGAGEILLNSMDADGTTSGFDLEMLADVRRVVDVPLIASGGAGTVQHFVAAADAGADAVLAASVFHFGTLTVGEVKDALAAAGHTVRRA; from the coding sequence ATGAGTGTTGCCATCCGCGTCATCCCGTGCCTGGACGTGCACGACGGACGCGTCGTCAAGGGGGTCAACTTCCGCAACCTGCGCGACGCCGGTGACCCGGTCGAACTCGCCGCCCTGTACGGGCGCGAGGGCGCCGACGAGGTGACCTTCCTCGACATCTCCGCCTCCCGGGAGGGCCGGGAGACCACCCGGGACGTCGTCCGGCGGACCGCGGAGACGGTGTTCATCCCGCTCACGGTCGGCGGCGGTGTCTCCTCCGCCGACGACGTCGACACCCTGCTGCGGACCGGCGCGGACAAGGTGTCGATCAACACCGCGGCGATCCGTCGCCCGGAGGTGATCCGCGAGATCACCGAGCGGTTCGGCAATCAGGTGCTGGTGCTGTCGGTCGATGCCCGCCGCGAGCCGGGGATGCCCTCCGGCTACGGTGTCACCACCCACGGCGGCACTACCTCCGCCGGCCTCGACGCGCTGGACTGGGCCCGGCGCGGGGTCGAGCTCGGGGCGGGGGAGATCCTGCTCAACTCGATGGATGCGGACGGCACCACCAGCGGGTTCGACCTGGAGATGCTGGCGGATGTCCGCCGCGTGGTGGACGTCCCGCTGATCGCCTCGGGTGGCGCCGGGACGGTGCAGCACTTCGTGGCGGCCGCCGATGCGGGGGCGGACGCCGTCCTCGCCGCCAGCGTCTTCCACTTCGGGACCCTCACCGTCGGTGAGGTCAAGGACGCGCTCGCCGCGGCGGGCCACACGGTCAGGAGGGCATGA
- a CDS encoding cytidine deaminase: protein MTSPASPWDVPDLVGSALRESLRIGYLDSTRSETGRLLATLAASRTGTIADLGTGCGVGAAWLRTGASAVTRVVTVERDPRLARSAARLFAGTGIEVLAGDWRTMDWAGHDVAGLSLVTLDMETARDARDRLVDLLAPGALLVLDDPHPWQDLGTPRDGVALQGWMHDGRLLCCEVSVAPDAGVLLCTRI, encoded by the coding sequence GTGACCTCCCCGGCCTCCCCCTGGGACGTTCCCGACCTGGTCGGGAGCGCCCTGCGGGAGTCGTTGCGGATCGGCTATCTCGACTCGACGCGCTCCGAGACCGGCCGGCTGCTGGCTACCCTGGCGGCCTCCCGGACCGGCACGATCGCGGACCTGGGCACCGGCTGCGGGGTGGGCGCCGCCTGGCTGCGTACCGGCGCCTCCGCGGTCACCCGGGTCGTCACGGTCGAACGCGACCCGCGGCTGGCCCGCAGCGCCGCCCGGCTCTTCGCCGGCACCGGGATCGAGGTGCTGGCCGGTGACTGGCGCACGATGGACTGGGCCGGCCACGACGTCGCCGGTCTCTCCCTGGTCACCCTGGACATGGAGACCGCCCGTGACGCACGGGACCGACTGGTCGACCTGCTGGCGCCGGGGGCACTCCTCGTCCTCGATGATCCACACCCCTGGCAGGACCTCGGCACGCCCCGGGACGGCGTGGCCCTGCAGGGCTGGATGCACGACGGCCGGCTGCTGTGCTGCGAGGTCTCCGTCGCCCCGGACGCCGGGGTGCTGCTCTGCACCCGGATCTGA
- a CDS encoding 3-isopropylmalate dehydrogenase, giving the protein MSTQNSADRPSIAVIAGDGIGPEVVAEGLKVLDAVAGPDAFDKVHYDLGADRWLRTGEVLPETEMESLAQHDAILLGAVGAAPGDTRIPSGILERGLLLKLRFAFDHYVNLRPSKLYPGVPTPLAPHVTEGKEIDFVVVREGTEGLYAGNGGRLRAGTVHEIATEVSVNTAYGVERVVRFAFEHATKRRNKVTLVHKHNVLVHAGGLWRRIFESVATEYPQVETDYLHIDAATIFMATDPARFDVLVTDNLFGDIITDLAGAVTGGIGLAASGNLNPSGAYPSMFEPVHGSAPDIAGQQKADPTAAILSVAMMLEHLGRTDEAAQIVAAVNADVVGRGNAVRTTAEIGDAIVARLA; this is encoded by the coding sequence GTGTCTACTCAGAACTCTGCTGATCGCCCGTCCATCGCCGTGATCGCCGGCGACGGTATCGGTCCCGAGGTCGTCGCCGAGGGCCTCAAGGTCCTCGACGCCGTGGCCGGTCCGGACGCCTTCGACAAGGTCCACTACGACCTGGGCGCCGACCGCTGGCTGCGCACCGGCGAGGTGCTGCCCGAGACCGAGATGGAGTCCCTCGCCCAGCACGACGCCATCCTGCTGGGTGCCGTCGGCGCCGCCCCCGGGGATACCCGGATCCCGTCCGGGATCCTCGAGCGGGGGCTGCTGCTGAAGCTGCGCTTCGCCTTCGACCACTATGTCAACCTGCGTCCGTCGAAGCTCTACCCCGGGGTGCCCACCCCGCTGGCCCCGCACGTCACCGAGGGCAAGGAGATCGACTTCGTCGTCGTCCGGGAGGGCACCGAGGGCCTGTACGCGGGCAACGGCGGCCGGCTGCGCGCCGGCACCGTGCACGAGATCGCCACCGAGGTGTCGGTCAACACCGCCTACGGCGTGGAGCGGGTGGTGCGGTTCGCCTTCGAGCATGCGACCAAGCGGCGCAACAAGGTGACCCTGGTGCACAAGCACAACGTGCTGGTCCACGCCGGCGGCCTGTGGCGGCGGATCTTCGAGAGCGTCGCCACCGAGTACCCGCAGGTCGAGACCGACTACCTGCACATCGACGCCGCCACCATCTTCATGGCGACCGACCCCGCCCGCTTCGACGTGCTGGTCACCGACAACCTGTTCGGCGACATCATCACCGACCTGGCCGGCGCGGTGACCGGCGGAATCGGCCTGGCGGCCTCGGGCAACCTCAACCCGTCCGGCGCCTATCCGTCGATGTTCGAGCCGGTGCACGGGTCCGCCCCCGACATCGCCGGCCAGCAGAAGGCCGATCCGACCGCCGCCATCCTCTCCGTCGCAATGATGCTCGAGCACCTCGGGCGCACCGACGAGGCGGCCCAGATCGTCGCCGCCGTCAACGCCGACGTCGTCGGCCGGGGCAATGCGGTGCGGACCACCGCCGAGATCGGCGACGCGATCGTCGCCCGGCTGGCCTGA
- the ilvC gene encoding ketol-acid reductoisomerase produces MAAEMFYDKDADLSIIQGRKVAVIGYGSQGHAHSLNLRDSGVDVRIGLQPGSGSRARAEEQGLRVLTPAEAAAEADVIMILAPDQVQADLYAAEIAPNLKDGDALFFAHGFNIRFGFIKPPAGVTVAMVAPKGPGHLVRREFENGRGVPALIAVEQDPQGNGEALALSWAAGIGAARAGVIKTTFTEETETDLFGEQAVLCGGMSHLVTAGWETLVEAGYQPEIAYFECLHEMKLLVDLMYEGGIAKMRWSISDTAEYGDYIAGPRVIGPESRAAMKSLLADIQSGAFANDFMNDQRNGKPKFTAFRKAGEEHPIEAVGKELRGLMAWVETKGTEDYVEGQAGR; encoded by the coding sequence GTGGCAGCTGAAATGTTCTACGACAAGGACGCGGATCTCTCGATCATCCAGGGTCGCAAGGTCGCCGTCATCGGCTACGGCTCGCAGGGGCACGCCCACTCGCTCAACCTGCGCGACTCGGGCGTCGACGTCCGGATCGGCCTGCAGCCCGGCAGCGGGTCGCGGGCCCGGGCCGAGGAGCAGGGCCTGCGCGTCCTCACCCCGGCGGAGGCCGCTGCCGAGGCCGACGTCATCATGATCCTGGCGCCCGACCAGGTGCAGGCGGATCTCTACGCCGCCGAGATCGCCCCGAACCTGAAGGATGGCGACGCGCTGTTCTTCGCCCACGGCTTCAACATCCGCTTCGGCTTCATCAAGCCCCCGGCCGGTGTCACCGTGGCGATGGTCGCCCCCAAGGGCCCGGGCCACCTGGTCCGTCGTGAGTTCGAGAACGGCCGTGGCGTCCCGGCGCTGATCGCCGTCGAGCAGGACCCGCAGGGCAACGGCGAGGCGCTGGCGCTCTCCTGGGCCGCCGGCATCGGTGCCGCCCGCGCCGGCGTCATCAAGACCACCTTCACCGAGGAGACCGAGACCGACCTGTTCGGTGAGCAGGCCGTCCTCTGCGGTGGCATGTCGCACCTGGTCACCGCCGGCTGGGAGACCCTGGTCGAGGCGGGGTACCAGCCCGAGATCGCCTACTTCGAGTGCCTGCACGAGATGAAGCTGCTCGTCGACCTGATGTACGAGGGTGGCATCGCCAAGATGCGGTGGTCCATCTCCGACACCGCGGAGTACGGCGACTACATCGCCGGACCTCGGGTGATCGGTCCGGAGTCCCGGGCGGCGATGAAGAGCCTGCTGGCCGACATCCAGTCCGGCGCCTTCGCCAACGACTTCATGAACGACCAGCGCAACGGGAAGCCGAAGTTCACCGCCTTCCGCAAGGCGGGCGAGGAGCACCCGATCGAGGCCGTCGGCAAGGAGCTGCGCGGTCTAATGGCCTGGGTCGAGACCAAGGGCACCGAGGACTACGTGGAGGGCCAGGCCGGTCGCTGA
- a CDS encoding glycosyltransferase 87 family protein, which yields MSTGRPVLVGRPVLVGRPVLVGRPAGRVAGFLVEYGLPFLVAVLLVPFVITGGRLWPWDPAMIDLDIYRVGVQALVTGQGIYDVLSPGWHLAYIYPPFAAIVMLPLAVGPVWLWRLLWIALLVWAQQSVLRRCGVPRGWTLGLVGAAALVAIEPLRTTLGYGQVNTILMALVVLDLLPDRRRRWPRGIGIGIAAAIKLTPALFGVFALFARRARVAWTSAAAFGVATLLGFVVLPVESLRFWTGDIPAGTSGPQYVGNQSMSGLATRFFGLDLPGRATGVLLGVLVAVLAVLVARYWWLTGHRVFAVALVGLATNLASPLAWTHHFVWVLPLLVAVITDSGLPIWARRVGLAWGVWISIQLPLTVLPYALDASAHYTFGQNLLANVTPLVGLLLYVGLFVDLLRRPRGEAVEAERAAAGQEHGAAAEPGGPGPAVR from the coding sequence GTGTCGACGGGCCGTCCGGTGCTCGTGGGCCGTCCGGTGCTCGTGGGCCGTCCGGTGCTCGTGGGCCGTCCGGCGGGCCGGGTCGCCGGTTTCCTGGTCGAGTACGGGCTGCCGTTCCTGGTGGCCGTGCTCCTGGTGCCCTTCGTCATCACCGGTGGACGGCTGTGGCCGTGGGACCCGGCGATGATCGACCTCGACATCTATCGGGTCGGGGTCCAGGCGCTGGTGACCGGTCAGGGCATCTACGACGTGCTGAGCCCCGGCTGGCACCTGGCCTACATCTATCCGCCGTTCGCCGCCATCGTGATGCTGCCGCTGGCCGTCGGGCCGGTGTGGCTGTGGCGCCTGTTGTGGATCGCCCTGCTGGTGTGGGCACAGCAGTCGGTGCTGCGGCGGTGCGGTGTGCCGCGGGGATGGACCCTCGGACTGGTCGGCGCCGCCGCCCTGGTGGCGATCGAGCCGTTGCGGACCACCCTCGGCTACGGGCAGGTGAACACCATCCTGATGGCCCTGGTGGTGCTCGATCTGCTGCCGGACCGGCGCCGCCGCTGGCCGCGGGGCATCGGTATCGGCATCGCCGCGGCGATCAAACTCACCCCGGCCCTGTTCGGTGTCTTCGCGCTGTTCGCCCGGCGCGCCCGGGTCGCCTGGACCAGCGCGGCCGCCTTCGGGGTGGCCACCCTGCTCGGGTTCGTCGTCCTGCCGGTGGAGAGCCTGCGGTTCTGGACCGGCGACATCCCGGCGGGGACCTCCGGACCCCAGTACGTCGGCAACCAGTCGATGTCGGGCCTGGCCACCCGGTTCTTCGGCCTCGACCTGCCCGGCCGGGCGACCGGCGTGCTGCTGGGGGTGCTGGTCGCCGTGCTGGCGGTCCTGGTGGCCCGGTACTGGTGGCTGACCGGTCACCGGGTGTTCGCCGTGGCCCTGGTGGGACTGGCGACGAACCTGGCCTCGCCGCTGGCCTGGACCCACCACTTCGTCTGGGTGCTGCCGCTGCTCGTCGCGGTGATCACCGACTCCGGCCTGCCGATCTGGGCGCGGCGGGTCGGTCTCGCCTGGGGGGTCTGGATCAGCATCCAGTTGCCGCTGACCGTCCTGCCGTACGCTCTCGACGCCTCGGCGCACTACACCTTCGGGCAGAACCTGCTGGCCAACGTCACCCCGCTGGTCGGCCTGCTGTTGTACGTCGGACTGTTCGTCGACCTGCTCCGCCGACCGCGCGGCGAGGCGGTGGAGGCCGAGCGTGCGGCGGCCGGGCAGGAACACGGCGCTGCGGCCGAGCCGGGCGGCCCCGGGCCGGCGGTCCGCTAG
- the ilvN gene encoding acetolactate synthase small subunit: MSRHRTLSVLVADKPGVLTRVAALFSRRGYNIESLAVGPTENEGISRMTIVVDVDDLVLEQITKQLNKLIEVLKIVELEPDAIRRELQVVKVRCDANTRSEILDIVQLFKAKTVDVTPDSITMVVTGNPDKLDSLLAMLEPYGIRELAQSGLVALGRGAKSISEKTRRERAQQTQR, encoded by the coding sequence GTGAGCAGGCACCGTACGCTGAGCGTCCTCGTCGCGGACAAGCCGGGTGTCCTCACCCGCGTCGCCGCACTCTTCTCCCGTCGCGGCTACAACATCGAGTCGCTGGCCGTGGGCCCGACCGAGAACGAAGGCATCTCGCGGATGACGATCGTCGTGGACGTCGACGATCTCGTCCTCGAGCAGATCACCAAGCAGCTCAACAAGCTGATCGAGGTGCTCAAGATCGTCGAATTGGAGCCGGACGCGATCCGCCGCGAGCTCCAGGTGGTCAAGGTGCGCTGCGATGCGAACACGCGCAGCGAGATCCTCGACATCGTCCAACTGTTCAAGGCCAAGACGGTCGACGTCACCCCCGATTCGATCACCATGGTCGTCACCGGCAACCCGGACAAGCTCGACTCACTGCTGGCGATGCTGGAGCCGTACGGCATCCGCGAACTCGCCCAGTCCGGCCTGGTCGCCCTCGGGCGCGGGGCCAAGTCGATCAGCGAGAAGACCCGCCGGGAGCGGGCCCAGCAGACCCAACGGTGA
- a CDS encoding TenA family protein gives MSFTAALRDRYADLFEAFWAHPFFRGLLDATASKEAVVHYVGQDVQYLRAFLRCYGLGMAKAPDTDWTAFFLDGARLMLEEEPDAHRALVEHFGVDYDACQASRLAPTAQAYADHMELAGHDTLGVLMAALLPCQWTYTWAALRAYREQAPEPDHPFLAWFAFYASDECQALVTDYRDRIDALAAAAGPEERARMERAFVDSMYHEVAFWQMAASGETWERLPARVLQPRDAG, from the coding sequence ATGTCGTTCACCGCCGCCCTGCGCGATAGGTACGCCGACCTGTTCGAGGCGTTCTGGGCCCATCCGTTCTTCCGCGGGCTGCTCGACGCGACGGCGTCGAAGGAGGCGGTGGTCCACTACGTCGGCCAGGACGTGCAGTACCTGCGGGCGTTCCTGCGGTGCTACGGGCTGGGGATGGCCAAGGCACCCGACACCGACTGGACGGCGTTCTTCCTCGACGGTGCCCGGCTGATGCTCGAGGAGGAGCCGGACGCGCATCGGGCGCTGGTCGAGCACTTCGGCGTCGACTACGACGCCTGCCAGGCCTCCCGGCTGGCGCCGACGGCCCAGGCGTACGCCGATCACATGGAGCTGGCCGGCCACGACACCCTGGGAGTGTTGATGGCCGCGCTGCTCCCCTGCCAGTGGACCTACACCTGGGCGGCGCTGCGCGCCTACCGGGAGCAGGCGCCGGAGCCGGACCACCCGTTCCTGGCCTGGTTCGCCTTCTACGCCTCCGACGAGTGCCAGGCGCTGGTGACGGACTACCGGGACCGGATCGACGCCCTCGCTGCGGCGGCGGGACCGGAGGAACGTGCCCGGATGGAACGGGCCTTCGTCGACTCGATGTACCACGAGGTGGCGTTCTGGCAGATGGCCGCCTCCGGGGAGACCTGGGAGCGGCTGCCGGCGCGGGTGCTGCAGCCGCGCGACGCCGGCTAG
- a CDS encoding 2-hydroxyacid dehydrogenase, which translates to MGLAWLPYADREEAEAHLGPIPDGVDLDFFSEDDFGDAEIRWPATLAEVEFLVLPYLSGARALSRAAEMPRLRVVQSLMAGYEHLLPLIPEGVTLCTGAGIHDTATAELAVGLALANLRSIDVYARNGADPALRWHRAFSRSLADRRALILGYGRIGHAIRRRLEGFETAGITLVARRERTGDLATGEPYVHPFDHLPALLPSTDVLFVIAPLTGQTEDLLDAEALALLPDGALIVNVARGRVVNTDALLAECASGRLRAALDVTEPEPLPVDHPLWTTPGVTITPHVGGWSDAFRPRADALIGAQLRRWAAGEPLRNAL; encoded by the coding sequence ATGGGGCTGGCATGGTTGCCGTACGCGGATCGGGAGGAGGCCGAGGCACACCTCGGGCCGATCCCCGACGGCGTCGACCTCGACTTCTTCAGCGAGGACGACTTCGGTGATGCGGAGATCCGCTGGCCCGCCACGCTCGCCGAGGTGGAGTTCCTGGTCCTGCCGTACCTGTCGGGCGCCCGAGCCCTGTCCCGGGCCGCCGAGATGCCGCGGCTGCGGGTCGTCCAGTCGCTGATGGCCGGCTACGAGCACCTGCTCCCGCTGATCCCCGAGGGCGTGACACTGTGCACCGGCGCCGGCATCCACGACACCGCCACCGCCGAGCTCGCCGTCGGGCTGGCCCTGGCCAACCTCCGCTCGATCGACGTGTACGCCCGCAACGGCGCCGATCCGGCGCTGCGCTGGCACCGTGCGTTCAGCCGGTCGCTGGCCGATCGGCGGGCGCTGATCCTCGGCTACGGGCGGATCGGGCACGCCATCCGGCGCCGGTTGGAGGGCTTCGAGACAGCCGGGATCACTCTGGTCGCCCGCCGGGAGCGGACCGGGGATCTCGCCACCGGGGAGCCGTACGTGCACCCGTTCGACCACCTGCCGGCGCTGTTGCCGAGCACCGACGTGCTGTTCGTCATCGCCCCACTCACCGGCCAGACCGAGGACCTGCTCGACGCGGAGGCACTGGCCCTGCTGCCGGACGGCGCCCTGATCGTCAACGTGGCGCGGGGCCGGGTGGTGAACACCGACGCGCTGCTCGCCGAGTGCGCGTCCGGTCGGCTGCGGGCCGCGCTGGACGTCACCGAACCGGAGCCGCTCCCGGTCGACCACCCGCTGTGGACCACGCCGGGGGTGACGATCACCCCGCACGTCGGCGGCTGGTCCGACGCCTTCCGGCCGCGGGCCGATGCGCTGATCGGCGCCCAGCTACGCCGCTGGGCCGCCGGCGAGCCGTTGCGGAACGCCCTGTGA